Genomic segment of Salvia splendens isolate huo1 chromosome 12, SspV2, whole genome shotgun sequence:
gtgttgaaaaatagacaaaattctgtattaaaaagaagaagaagaagggtgTCTCTCTTGAGTCCACCAAATAAATTGATATGCACCCACTATTATATTCTTTATCAGAGTGCCTGAGGAATTTAAGCATCACAATATGCATTGTTTCACTAAACAAAACATCAATATACAGTGTAAGAATAATTGGCAAATTCCACCACCTAGTGAAGCAATGTATGTCAACAAAGGCAACAAGTATCAATTGTTGATGTCTGGCCTCCTCATGATCCCTTCTCCTATTCAAGACCCTCTTGCGCATTAGGGCGATTAGGTAAAAATACGGGACACACTAACGGGTGTTCAGATTTGACCAGgaagataaataaacaaaacacgACCAAATGTGCTTTTAACAACACTGCTAGTAGGAGATGTACGACCAAATGTATTAGGTGATTTTTTCCGAATGCCaaatatcaaaaataaaaaaaataaaataaaaagtactaaaaaacatattttttgtgCATGAAAAGGAAATTTTGGAACACTTGGTAATGTCCTAAAACAAAAGGATGGTCAATGTTTTTTGTGTATGTAACAAAGAATTACAAGGAGGCAAAGTACCCTTTTCAGATACTGATAATGCAATAAGCATAAGAATTTATTCCAAAGCTAGCTAAAGGAATGCTGAAAAGGTAGAATTTTCACAAAAATCTAGCTTCATGCTTTATGAAGACAAGGGTATGGAAGCTCGTATTCGATTAGGCGACGCGCAGTTGGTGGATTTGCAGCCACCAACCGCGAAAATTCAATAGagataaggaaaaaaaaaagaaaaaggaaaatcaCTCAACCAGCTCATGGAGCAAATTGCATGAGATTCCATGGTTACATCAAGTTAATGGGCAGCAAATTCCTGTGGAAAATGATGTGTTTTTTCGCATCCGGGAATCAAGCCTGCTGCTTATCTTAATAGTTAAACGTGTTGGAAAATAGAATCGAAATGCAGAAAAAAGTAAGGTGATGAGGTTTAGGACAACGTCGTGTTAGCTTCTTAGCGAAGCTTTGGACTAGTTTTTGTGAGGTTATGTTAACAAAATGCTCCAACCGCGAAACAAGGCCACAAGCAGTTCGGCCTAAAAGGAAATATTCGACTAGGACATACGAAGCTCCACGAAGAacttttgtttgttttgatcaTGGGTTTATGTAATGATTCTCAGTATTTTTCTGGAATAGATGGAGTCAAGGATTTTGAAAAGATGGTGCTAGATTTTTTTAGTACAATTGGGTGATGGTGGATGTGTTTTCTCTCTCCCAAGAAAGAGGTTGATGATGATCACTTAAAaagaatatccatcaaaaataTTTCACAGGGATAAGATATGTAGTTTTGCATTCTTACATAGGTCTCATTATGTAGGAATTTCACTGAACTAAATTAATCTATATGGGAAATTCAATAAATTTAACACTAAACAAGTATATACTTCACTTTCAAATGATGTAGCATTGAAATCCATTTTTATTGATCGATCCGTGGGAAGATAATGATCGGAATAGGGGACCGAAAGCTATGGAACTTGTGAGTGGGGGTCTTTGAAATGGTATTTATcgcgaatgatggaatcattcGAAAGAATTGGACGAGGAGCCATATGAGGTGAAAATCTCATGTATGGTTTTTGGAGTGACAGTAAGGATGAGTTATTAGTCAACTTTTCTAATAGACTTGCGAGGTTAAGGAAGACTTGGTCAAGAACCTAGCTCGTAGAGTAAATCATCGCACCTACGGTCCAACCACTGGTCATTCTGTTTTTTATTGATCAACCGTAGGAATGTAATGATTGAGATGACAGAGTGAAAGATATAGAACTTGGGTGTATGTCTTTTCGAATGGTACTTATCGAGAACGATGGAATCATTTGGGGAATTCGTATACGGTGAAAATCTCATGTATGGTTCTGTAGAGTTGCAGTAAGGGACTAACGGTGACTCGTCTATCAACATTTGAAAATAGATATGTCAAATTAAGGGAGACTTTTAGTTTTAACTAAAGATATAGTCCGCGAAGTAAATTATCACACCTACGATCCAGAATGTGTTGTGACGAATGTCATATCGATGGTAATATATTGTGGAGTTATGTACGTTTATTAATGGAAAAGgacattttttgttgatgtTAAAATGATGAATTGGATATATTTTTAAGGAAAGAAGAGATAAAAAACATTTTGAGGCCCATTAGTAAGTATAACAAAAATTTGTTTGCAGCCCACTCTAAACCCATCATGAAATGTTTTGGGTGTTACATttaatttatggagtatttCATATCAATATATCATCTACCACTTTCAGGGTCGAAACAGCTTCAACTGCAAATTGAGATATGGAATTAAATTGTTCGAGTTTATATAAATCTAAATGAATGAgttatatatattagtatataCTAGCCAACACGAGGATCATATTTTTCAGTTGAGTTActtgtataaatatataaactatacataaatatataaactataaatATATTGGTAATTGGTGGTGTAGTTGGTTGATCGATAAGCTTTTAATACCTCTAAGGTATACAGTTGTATTCCGCTGATAAACGACTTCGTTGTacttttgtgaaaaaaaaaattcattttttgaaaaagtTAAAATCGTGAAAGTTTTAAAGATGATGTTATACTTAACATTTTAATAATCTAATTAAAGTGGTTCATGTTTTTGAAAGACTAATAATGTCAATATTGGTTATGTTCAGTTTTTATTCTTACGATCTTGTAGAGGATCTCCTCACAGTTGCTTCAGACAACAACCGAAAGATTTTTACAATGGTTAAAGATGGAAGAATTaagatttttctttttcttagagTTTTAGTGTCGGAATTCTGACTCTGCCATTATAATAtttagatatatatatttataggcTTCATATAGTTGATAGAAGACAataatttttctatatttaaaatttccaaaattgttGCAAGGTATATTATTTTCTAACTTGAAATTGTTGGAAGGCATATTATTTTCTAACTTATCCTTACACATAGGCTGATATATTATTTGTAACTCATCCAAGGTGTCATAACAATATGTACCCAAATAAGAGCATGTTCAATGAGTCACCACAAATGACTATGTTCAATGATTTCACTACTTATGTATATGGCCATATTCAATGATTTCACCACAAATATGACTATATTCAATAATTGTAAAAATTGTAATGCGACAAACTACTCCGCCGACGCACCGCTTTCCCCTTTATATTTACCAACAACCCAATTCTTATTCATTAAGAAATTCATTAATATCAATATATCCTTAATTCCTAagccaaaataaaataattgatgtAGCCACCAAACATCCTTCACTATTAAGTCCACGTTGTAACCACACTCTACTTTTTTCCACCTATAAATATTGACTACTATTCCATTTAAGAATATACATCAAATACGTTTCTCCTTTAACCAATAATATTGGCTTTGAAAATATTTAGAATGGCAAAATTTAGTACTTTTTATGAAGGGTGGCTTAGCAGTCAGGAGGACTTCCTCCGACGGCTCGAGTCGCTACTGATCCCGGTGAACGGTTTCGACCGGGACCGGGAGTGCCGCGAGATAATCCCTCGGGTGATCGAGCATTACCGGGAGTTCTACCGGGAgaaggcggcggcggtggaggaggacGTGTTCGTGTCGATATCGCCGCCGTGGATGAGCTCGTTCGAGCGGTCGCTGCTGTGGATAACCGGGTTCCGGCCGTCGATCCTGTTCCCGATAATGGAGGGGGCGCTGGCGGAGGAGGAGCTGGCGGCGGGGCAGCGGCGCCGGATCGAG
This window contains:
- the LOC121758478 gene encoding protein ZW2-like, with translation MAKFSTFYEGWLSSQEDFLRRLESLLIPVNGFDRDRECREIIPRVIEHYREFYREKAAAVEEDVFVSISPPWMSSFERSLLWITGFRPSILFPIMEGALAEEELAAGQRRRIEEVKAESRRREREITQAMARVQETMAEQPVYGLIKKFGGGEGAAAEKMRAAVEEVKAAMREVVREADELQGWTVAEVVEVLGPVQGVRFLAAVGRFQLRARRWGVERDG